The window GTGAAACACTGGGACTTTCGGACGGCGAGACACTTGGAGAGACCGAAGGACTTATTGATGGACTTTGACTAGGTGAAACCGAAGGTGAAACAGAAGGACTTACACTAGGCGAAACCGAAGGCGCTTCAGCCGTCTTAATCTCAACAGCAGCTCCGATCCAGCCGTTTTGGGCTGTTGCTACGCTAGCATCTACTGTTGTGTCGTTGTCAGAGCGGAATTCGGAGCGGATACCTGTACCAGGTGCTGTATTGCTGTTGTTGCCTCCTAGCGCTGTGAAGCCTGACCCTTCGGTTGGAACAGCAATGGTAGCGCCCGATGTTTTAAGAAGCGCCAAAGAGCCGTAAGTAGCATTACCATCGCTGCTAAAGGTACCAAGCACAACTGTAAACGACGACAAGCCAGTATTGTCTGAGTTAGTGTTCGACTGCACGACAGCAGCAGATCCGTTTACCCCGCTTGCATCAACACCGCTGAATTCATCTACAGTCCATGAACTGCCACGCTGTGTAGTCCCTCCAAAGTCGATGGTAATTGTTCCACTGCCAGGAGACACCTCAAGAGCCCTAAAGAGGGTTACCCTGGCGTCGCTGCTTGTCCCGCTAAAGTCAACCTCTCTGGTTCCCACCTGTGTCCATGTGCCCATGCCGCCGCCTGAAAGTGTCGGTACCACAGACGGTACGGCTGCACGACTGACAACCGTAACTAAAACAAGGCGGTTTGCGCCGGGGGATATCGATGCTGTCGTGTAGGAAGAACTGTCCGTACCGTCTCCGCCGGCTGTCAGGGAATTGGCGGTGACTGCCATATTAGGCTAGGTTCCAATCTACCTTGCAGAAAGCTATATTTGAAGTATTTAAGTTTTGCGACATTTTATTGCACTACATTAAAACCGTACCAAAAGACGGCTAAAAAACTATTTACATAGTAGCAGAGTATTAACAAGAATACTTCGAAACTTTGGGAGAGGTCTTGTCTTAAGAAATCTTGGTTATTTAAATGCGGATATATCTTTTTCTGGCAGTTTTTATTAGCTCATGCATATAGATAACGCCGTTAAGTTTGTTTGCTTGGTTCACTTTGGCGCTGATTTATCAATTAAATCTTTGATGTAAATAATTCCGGTAATTTTTCCGTCGATGATTTGGATTGCTGGATTTTGAGTTTTCCCATTGGGCTGGATTGCAGATTTTTGATTAGTAAGTCCTTTTTCTGTTTCTTTCAGTTTTGCGAGATCGTTATCTGTCCAGCCGGGAACCGGCCAGAATTTCTCAATAAGCCAGCCTAAGGGGCGTTTTTGTTTCGGCCATTTATTTTCCCAAAACAGTTCCTTAACATTGTCTTTTGTTTTTTGTGTTTCTTTTCCGGAATTGGGCCAAGGGAAGCCGAAATCGCCGCCCTGGGTACGAAACATGTGAGCATACCAGGTTTTGTGGTTTACCAAAACGCGGCCTCCGGAAAGCCAGGTTTTGACTGCGACTTCGATTCCCTGGTTGCCCCAATTGCCTAATTTTTCATCGCAGAGTTCCAAGTCCCAATAATTTTGACGAGTGGTCATAAAACATGAGCCCTGAAGAGACATTGTTTCGGTTAAGCCTTTTTCTTCTCTATCCTTTTTGTACTGGGGCCGGCGTTCCCATTCGCCGAAATATTGAAAATGTGGTTCGGTGTCAAAGCTATACGAGGTGCTTTGAGGCCTTTCTTTGCCGATCCAGAGCATTTTTCTTCTGATTTTGTCTGATTTACCGCACTGTTCACATTTTTGGGGTGTCGGGCCCTGATACTTTTTCCAACCACAATGGAAACATTTCCAGTCGAACGCCCAGAGGTTGCGCATTATAGGGACCATTGTCGCGTCGTCACGGCCTTTAAATGCTTCAAGCATTTTGCGGTCGAATCCTTTGTCGAAAGCGCAGTGGGCATCGAGCTTCATGACGTATCTGGCCTTACTTAGCTTTGCGGCCAAGTTGGATGCGGCACGCTGGCCGATGCTTTCGGGAACATAGATAAGGTTAACCCGGTCATGTTGGGGAACCGGGGGATCGGCCCAGGCTCCGTCTAAAACTGCAATGACTTCTGTATCCGCTTCAATGTTTGAGAGGATATCTTCTATGGTGCGGCTCAAGAACATTTCATTGCGACTTGGAATTAAAATACTAAGATCTTTGGCCATGTTTTTTAATTTTCAATTTTTAATTTCTAATTTTCGTTAAATTATTACTTTTTAATTTTCATTTAGCTCTTAAGGTAGTTGTTATCTTCTGGAATATGAAAGTTAGCTCTTGAGCTTCAGACCAAAGTTCTTCTATTTCGGCCTGTTTATCTAGAAATCACTGCTTTAACATCCTCAACCAATGTTTTGTTTCCTGGGCTTCTTTTTTTGCATATAAATATTTTGTTTTGAAAGTCTTTTCTGCTGCTTGCGCTATTTGCTTCCATATAATTTGCGCCAATACTTGTAGCTGATCTTATAAGTTGGTTAACCAAAGGTGCAGTGATGTTATCTTGCTTTAATGTTCTACAAAATATAATGGTTGATTTGCCGAATTTGGCAGTTCTCTCTTCCAAGTTGTATTGTAAATTGTTCATTGAAAATTTAATGTAAATTGTAAATTCCTCCCCAAATTTCTGGACAAACCCCTTCATAAAGTTTCCATTCTTTTATCGTATTGCTCGGTTTTT of the Candidatus Curtissbacteria bacterium genome contains:
- a CDS encoding four helix bundle protein, with amino-acid sequence MNNLQYNLEERTAKFGKSTIIFCRTLKQDNITAPLVNQLIRSATSIGANYMEANSASSRKDFQNKIFICKKRSPGNKTLVEDVKAVISR
- a CDS encoding glycosyltransferase, which produces MAKDLSILIPSRNEMFLSRTIEDILSNIEADTEVIAVLDGAWADPPVPQHDRVNLIYVPESIGQRAASNLAAKLSKARYVMKLDAHCAFDKGFDRKMLEAFKGRDDATMVPIMRNLWAFDWKCFHCGWKKYQGPTPQKCEQCGKSDKIRRKMLWIGKERPQSTSYSFDTEPHFQYFGEWERRPQYKKDREEKGLTETMSLQGSCFMTTRQNYWDLELCDEKLGNWGNQGIEVAVKTWLSGGRVLVNHKTWYAHMFRTQGGDFGFPWPNSGKETQKTKDNVKELFWENKWPKQKRPLGWLIEKFWPVPGWTDNDLAKLKETEKGLTNQKSAIQPNGKTQNPAIQIIDGKITGIIYIKDLIDKSAPK